A region from the Acyrthosiphon pisum isolate AL4f chromosome A1, pea_aphid_22Mar2018_4r6ur, whole genome shotgun sequence genome encodes:
- the LOC115033537 gene encoding uncharacterized protein LOC115033537: protein MPVSTNEIWLNTAEGFYKNANFPNCLGAVDGKHIRIISPQLSGTDFFNYKKFFSIVLMVLVDSNYCFLTVDVGAYGREGDSNIFKRSPLGQQLYANKLNVPGVKKLPNDDHGQEQPFVIVGDEAFGLHQNLLRPYPRKNVDV from the coding sequence ATGCCTGTATCAACAAATGAAATATGGCTGAATACTGCTGAAGGTTTTTATAAGAATGCAAACTTTCCAAACTGCTTAGGAGCAGTGGACGGAAAGCACATTCGTATAATAAGTCCACAACTTAGTGGAACagacttttttaattataaaaagtttttttcaatCGTACTTATGGTGTTGGTTGATTCTAATTATTGTTTCCTGACAGTGGATGTAGGTGCATATGGTCGAGAAGgagatagtaatatatttaaaagatcTCCCCTAGGACAACAATTATACGCCAATAAATTGAATGTACCCGGAGTTAAAAAGCTACCAAACGACGACCACGGTCAAGAACAACCCTTCGTAATTGTTGGTGATGAAGCGTTTGGTCTACACCAAAACCTATTGAGGCCATATCCTAGAAAAAACGTGGATGTctag